The following nucleotide sequence is from Nitratidesulfovibrio termitidis HI1.
GAGCCATGATGGCGGAGCTGGATGCCGACGACGACGGCAGCCTTTCCGTCACCGAATCACAACTGTCCGAGTCGGCGTTTGCCGAACTGGACAAGAATGACGACGGCGCGGTCAGCAGTCGCGAACTGCGCGCCGGGCTGCGCAGCAAACGCGACGAACTGATAGATCTGATGCGGTCGGAACCCGGTGATGCATCGTCCGTTCCCGGCGCGATGTCCGGTCCCACTGCGGAGCAGGCGGCAGCGATGGCCGGGCTGCTCGTCGAAAAGGGCGATACCGACGGCGATGGCGCACTCTCCGCCGCGGAAACCGGCCTTGCGGATGACATGTTCACCAGCCTGGACACCGACGGCGACGGGCTGCTCTCTTCCGGCGAGCTTTCCAGCGCCGCACTGGCGGGCGCCATCGCCGCCACCCTGGACGGCAAGCTGGCCGTGCGCCTGACGGCCCCCGCCACCCGACAGGATGCCGACACCACGGATTCCACCGATCCCACTGACGGGGGCACGGACACCACCGCCACAGCCGCCAGTGGGGCTGCCGCCGACACGGCGACCGCCCAGGGCAGTACGGTGGGGGCCATGGCTGCGCGCATTGCCCAACGCATCGTGGAAACGTTGGACGCAGACGACAGCGGCGGGCTGTCGCAGTCGGAATCGGGCCTGGATCAGGACCGCTTCGCGCAGCTCGACACGGATGGCGACGGCAGCGTCACCGCCAATGAATTCGGCGGATCGTTGCAACAGATGCTGGACGTCATGGGCGCACTGCACGCGCTGAGTTCCGTGGCGCGCAACAGCTATGGCCGCCGGGCCTACGGCATGGCCGCGCACGAGGCCATGGACCGGTACGAGGGCAACATGGGCGGCCTGATGACCGCCCTGTTCGAAACCGCTCCCACCGGCAGCACGGGCGCCACCACCGGGTCATCCAGCGCCGTTGCCGCCACTGGCGGCTCCGCATCGGGTGACGCGGGCACCTCCACCGATGCCTCGTCCGATGCCGTAGGCGACATTGCCGACGTGCTGGCGGACGCAGCCGCCGCCGAAACGGAACAGACAGGCGTGGGGGCAGCCACGGGGGCAGCCGAAAGCACGGCCTAGCCCGCCTCCCTTACCTCACGCACACATCGCCAGCCGGGTGGGCTTGTTGCGGCCCATCACGCCCAGCCCCCCGGCGGGCCATGCGACAGACGCCTGCCTGCCCATCACGGGCGGGCCGCACATGCAGCAGGCCTCCCCATGGCGGCGGCCTCCAACGGTCGCCTGCCATCCCCCACCGTTCCCGCCGCCGCTCGCACCACCCGGCAAGCTTTGCCGTTGGTGCGATTCTTGCTTTTTCGCGACCGTGCCGCATGGTGCGGCACGCTTTTCCTGCCCTCGGGCTGCGGGCGAGCACGGCGCTGCGCACATGAGGTACGTTAGGAGGTACTCATGAGCATATCAGGAATACGTTCCAGCAGTTCCACGCTACAGGAATTGCTGGCGTCCTGGGGCAGCGACCAGACGTCGCAGATTACCCAGAGCGCCACATCGTCATTGACCAGCCTGTTCGGCGGGTCCGACGACAGCGAAGGCACCACGCAGGCCAGCGGGCTGTTCAGCAACCGCGACAAGCTCATCGCCATGATGC
It contains:
- a CDS encoding calcium-binding protein, with the translated sequence MSIENHGGISGTGWDPWHGKGRGWGRTTSRLAGAMMAELDADDDGSLSVTESQLSESAFAELDKNDDGAVSSRELRAGLRSKRDELIDLMRSEPGDASSVPGAMSGPTAEQAAAMAGLLVEKGDTDGDGALSAAETGLADDMFTSLDTDGDGLLSSGELSSAALAGAIAATLDGKLAVRLTAPATRQDADTTDSTDPTDGGTDTTATAASGAAADTATAQGSTVGAMAARIAQRIVETLDADDSGGLSQSESGLDQDRFAQLDTDGDGSVTANEFGGSLQQMLDVMGALHALSSVARNSYGRRAYGMAAHEAMDRYEGNMGGLMTALFETAPTGSTGATTGSSSAVAATGGSASGDAGTSTDASSDAVGDIADVLADAAAAETEQTGVGAATGAAESTA